A region of Corvus cornix cornix isolate S_Up_H32 chromosome 3, ASM73873v5, whole genome shotgun sequence DNA encodes the following proteins:
- the LOC120409620 gene encoding LOW QUALITY PROTEIN: potassium channel subfamily K member 13-like (The sequence of the model RefSeq protein was modified relative to this genomic sequence to represent the inferred CDS: inserted 2 bases in 2 codons) — protein MFFSQKTTFLSCTTGICYQFISLACDESPNMVTYRFIFSTVLFCLPGFGMTTPATVGGKIFLIFYGLIGCAGTILFFNLFLERLITVIAYVMKSCHERQLRRKGVLPHNGRRGSGTSEVDSLAGWKPSVYYVMLILCVASLIISCCASAMYTPIEGWSYFDSLYFCFVAFSTIGFGDLVSSQNIRYESQGLYRFGNFVFILMGVCCIYSLFNVISIVIKQSINWILKKLACKCCHRCXRRLFHSRRNVVMPGNVRSRRNISIETDVVNESDTDGRRLSGEMISMKDFLASNKVSLAIMQKQLSETANGYPRQMSSNSKXNGFSGGVGALAIMNNRLAETSVDR, from the exons atgtttttttctcaaaaaaccaCGTTTTTGAGCTGTACCACAGGGATTTGCTACCAGTTCATCAGTCTTGCATGTGATGAAAGTCCTAACATGGTTACCtacaggtttattttttcaacTGTTCTGTTTTGTCTTCCAGGGTTTGGTATGACCACCCCCGCCACCGTTGGAGGCAaaatttttctgatattttacGGCCTTATAGGATGTGCAGGGACCATTTTGTTCTTTAACCTGTTCCTGGAGCGCTTGATCACTGTCATAGCTTACGTCATGAAGTCCTGCCACGAAAGacagctgaggaggaaaggggTTCTCCCTCACAACGGCCGGAGGGGCTCAGGGACCTCTGAGGTGGACAGCCTGGCGGGCTGGAAGCCCTCCGTGTACTATGTTATGCTGATTTTATGTGTAGCATCCCTCATCAtttcctgctgtgcctctgcaaTGTACACACCGATTGAAGGGTGGAGTTACTTTGACTCACTTTACTTCTGCTTTGTGGCCTTCAGCACCATTGGTTTTGGTGATCTGGTCAGTAGCCAGAACATCAGGTATGAGAGCCAAGGTCTTTACCGCTTTGGCAACTTTGTCTTCATACTCATGGGGGTATGCTGCATCTATTCCTTATTTAATGTGATCTCTATTGTCATCAAGCAGTCCATAAACTGGATATTAAAGAAGTTGGCCTGCAAGTGCTGCCACAGAT CAAGAAGATTATTTCATTCACGGAGGAATGTAGTAATGCCAGGAAATGTGCGCAGCCGGAGAAACATCTCCATCGAGACTGACGTTGTCAATGAGAGTGACACGGACGGACGCCGTCTGTCAGGAGAGATGATCTCCATGAAAGACTTCCTGGCCTCCAATAAAGTCTCACTGGCCATCATGCAGAAACAGCTGTCAGAAACTGCTAATGGGTATCCAAGGCAAATGAGCTCTAATTCAA CAAATGGATTCTCTGGTGGGGTTGGAGCTCTAGCAATTATGAATAACAGACTGGCAGAGACAAGTGTGGATAGgtaa